From a single Parambassis ranga chromosome 2, fParRan2.1, whole genome shotgun sequence genomic region:
- the mcf2la gene encoding guanine nucleotide exchange factor DBS isoform X10, translating into MKAVREEEENGQRDGMKGHTGTRERFVCISLKEMEIYYRYSQCCQQLHNDILQREDGPLCAAEIGSELQKQFAILPGGRGMNGSPIIIFPEFPAFQELEEEEVQNVLSYLTSVPSVAASGVGFILVIDRRLDRWAAVRATLLRIAGSFPGNLNLVLVLRPTTLFQRTLSDFLFKYNKDEFKMKVVMLSSVTELHAYIDPGQLTTELGGTQEYCHDSWISHRTAIEAFALMVKTTAQTLQAFGTELAETELPNDAEATTGLLHTHTLKKDKMKEDLQVALSQGGRLLECINEPLQMDPEYNMTADEVENLATVQRLLGQLNETETAFDDFWERHCTKLEQCLQLRHFEQHFREVCAQLDVMSERLSGFSEVSVSPAHAEHVLRELSAHEDKACDIMDLALSLASEGDRLIENSHYAEDSIRPKCSELRGVYEEIRTTLRSKKSLLLRALELHHALEKALQWCDDGIFLLASQPVDRCQSQDGAEAALQELEHYLDTAPLHTLTDRSAICCQYEAVLNAQLRDQVEKVFQKQSSVQEMFEKRRISLKKLAAKQTRPVQPVAPRPEVKSPHSSPNLERKERRYSADSALCKKAESPVHNGGMRHASLSEEEENLAVLRRHVMNELLETERAYVEELLCVLEGYAAEMDNPAMAHLIPSTLLSKKDILFGNMSEIYQFHKRTFLKELEAFTDCPELVGRCFLERMKDLQIYEAYCQNKPRSESLWRQCSDCAFFQECQKKLEHKLGLDSYLLKPVQRITKYQLLLKELLKYSKGCDGSDDLQEALSSILGILKAVNDSMHLIAITGYEGNLSDLGRLLMQGSFSVWTEHKKGHAKVKDLARFKPMQRHLFLHEKALLFCKRREENGEGYEKAPSYSFKHSLNMSAVGITENAKGDNKKFEIWCNSREEVFIVQAPTPEIKTAWVNEIRKVLTQQLKACRDASQQKSSDSPSPTTNNASISLSPFRSSGQKNQKKQEEKKAELSPAMDANTSSCSTPKYKDEPVTSPTTERSSVAKKRFTLQGFSNLKSPKGSALSPEHASKRHMVKSDPTPFGFKEPPVHVSLSRVKWMSTSSLLQSKWQGWNKASLSVDASEENDGYSSGEDPINSDPEDEVGKKLAPGKYTVVADCEKAGPQELSVKSGDVVQLIREGEDGQWFVKNLRSCKEGWVAAANLLSLISESKSTQSLSSSDGSVSGNLSTSSSCSETYTSFSDIKP; encoded by the exons ATGAAGGcggtgagggaggaagaggagaatggACAGAGGGACGGGATGAAGGGGCACACGGGGACAAGGGAGAGGTTTGTCTGTATCTCGCTGAAGGAGATGGAGATATACTACAGATACAGCCAGTGCTGTCAGCAGCTGCACA atgaCATCCTGCAGAGGGAGGACGGTCCTCTGTGTGCGGCAGAAATCGGTTCTGAGCTCCAGAAGCAGTTTGCCATCCTGCCAG GGGGCCGTGGGATGAACGGAAGCCCCATCATCATCTTCCCAGAATTCCCAGCTTTtcaagagctggaggaggaggaggtccagAATGTCCTCAGCTACCTCACTAGTGTCCCCAG TGTTGCAGCATCAGGAGTGGGTTTCATCCTGGTCATCGACAGACGGCTGGACCGATGGGCTGCCGTCAGAGCCACCCTGCTCCGCATCGCA GGTTCATTTCCGGGGAACTTAAATTTGGTTCTGGTGCTCCGTCCCACTACTTTGTTCCAGCGGACTCTGTCAGACTTCCTCTTCAAGTACAACAAGGATGAGTTCAAAATGAAG GTGGTGATGCTGAGTTCGGTGACGGAGCTCCATGCATACATTGACCCTGGACAGCTGACCACAGAGCTAGGAGGCACGCAGGAGTACTGCCACGACAGCTGGATATCACACCGCACT GCCATCGAGGCATTCGCTCTCATGGTGAAGACCACAGCTCAGACCCTGCAGGCATTCGGCACTGAGCTTGCAGAGACGGAATTACCCAACGATGCCGAGGCTACCACCggcctgctgcacacacacaccctgaagaAGGATAAAATGAAG GAGGACCTGCAGGTAGCACTGTCTCAAGGAGGACGCCTGCTGGAGTGCATCAATGAGCCTCTGCAGATGGACCCTGAATACAACATGACAGCTGATGAAGTGGAAAACCTAGCTACAGTACAGAG GCTCCTGGGCCAGCtgaatgaaacagaaacagcatTTGATGACTTCTGGGAGCGCCACTGCACTAAGCTGGAGCAGTGCTTGCAGCTCCGCCATTTCGAACAGCACTTCCGTGAA GTGTGTGCACAGCTGGATGTGATGTCAGAGCGGCTGTCGGGTTTCTCTGAGGTCAGCGTAAGCCCTGCCCACGCTGAGCACGTCCTGCGAGAGCTGAGTGCTCATGAGGATAAAGCCTGT GACATAATGGACCTCGCTCTGTCCCTGGCCAGTGAAGGCGACCGGCTGATAGAAAATTCTCACTATGCTGAGGACTCCATCAGGCCAAAGTGCAGTGAGCTGAGAGGAGTGTATGAGGAGATCAGGACCACTCTGAGGAGCAAAAAGAGCCTCCTGCTCAGAGCTCTGGAGCTCCACCACGCTCTGGAGAAG GCATTGCAGTGGTGTGACGATGGCATCTTCCTGTTGGCGAGCCAGCCAGTGGACCGCTGTCAGTCTCAGGATGGAGccgaagctgctctgcaggaacTAGAGCACTACCTGGACACGGCACCgctgcacacactcactgaccGCAGCGCCATCTGCTGCCAGTACGAAGCGGTGCTCAACGCTCAGCTCAGG GACCAGGTAGAAAAAGTTTTTCAGAAGCAAAGCTCCGTCCAGGAGATGTTTGAGAAAAGACGCATCAGCCTGAAGAAGCTCGCCGCCAAGCAGACTCGACCAGTCCAGCCAGTTGCACCAAGACCCGAAGTCAAGTCTCCACATTCCTCCCCCA ATctagaaagaaaagagagacgATACTCTGCAGACAGTGCACTCTGCAAAAAG GCAGAGTCTCCTGTACATAATGGTGGCATGAGACATGCTTCTctctcagaagaagaagaaaacctgGCTGTGCTTCGACG TCACGTGATGAACGAGCTGCTGGAGACGGAGAGAGCATATGTGGAGGAGCTCCTGTGCGTCCTGGAG GGCTACGCAGCAGAGATGGACAATCCTGCCATGGCTCACCTCATCCCCAGCACCCTGCTCAGCAAGAAGGACATCCTGTTTGGCAACATGTCTGAAATTTACCAGTTTCATAAGAG GACGTTTCTGAAGGAACTGGAAGCGTTCACTGACTGCCCAGAACTCGTGGGCCGCTGCTTTTTAGAACGG ATGAAGGACCTGCAGATCTATGAAGCCTACTGCCAGAATAAACCTCGCTCTGAGAGCCTGTGGAGACAGTGCTCCGACTGTGCCTTCTTCCAG GAATGCCAGAAGAAGCTGGAACATAAACTTGGTTTGGACTCCTACCTCCTTAAACCTGTCCAGAGAATCACCAAGTACCAGCTACTGCTTAAAGAGTTGTTGAAGTACAGTAAGGGCTGTGACGGCTCTGATGACCTACAGGAAGCTCTCTCCTCTATCCTGGGGATCCTGAAAGCTGTTAATGACTCCATGCACCTCATTGCCATCACAGGATACGAG GGTAACCTGTCAGATCTGGGTCGCCTACTAATGCAGGGCTCCTTCAGCGTGTGGACGGAGCATAAGAAAGGCCACGCCAAGGTGAAGGACCTGGCCCGCTTTAAGCCCATGCAGAGACACCTGTTCCTGCACGAGAAGGCCCTCCTGTTCTgtaagaggagggaggagaacgGGGAGGGCTACGAGAAAGCTCCGTCATATAGCTTCAAGCACTCACTCAAT ATGAGTGCGGTGGGCATTACAGAGAACGCTAAAGGAGACAACAAGAAGTTTGAGATTTGGTGCAACTCCAGAGAAGAGGTTTTTATCGTCCAG GCTCCAACACCTGAGATTAAAACTGCCTGGGTGAACGAGATCCGCAAAGTTCTGACGCAGCAGCTGAAAGCCTGCAGAG ATGCCAGCCAGCAGAAGAGCTCAGACTCGCCTAGTCCCACCACTAACAATGCCTCCATCTCCCTCAG CCCGTTCCGCAGCAGCGGTCAGAAGAACCAGAAGAagcaagaggagaagaaggcgGAGCTGAGTCCGGCCATGGATGCCAACACCTCCTCCTGTTCCACACCTAAATACAAAG ATGAACCAGTGACCAGTCCGACCACTGAAAGGTCCTCAGTGGCTAAAAAGCGTTTTACTTTGCAGGGCTTCAGCAATCTGAAGAGTCCAAAAG GCTCAGCTCTGAGCCCTGAGCACGCCTCCAAACGCCACATGGTCAAGAGTGACCCCACACCGTTTGGGTTcaaag AGCCGCCTGTCCACGTCAGTCTGAGCAGAGTGAAATGGATGAGTACCTCTAGTCTGTTACAGAGCAAGTGGCAAG GCTGGAACAAGGCATCTCTCTCAGTGGACGCCTCAGAAGAGAACGATGGCTACTCCAGCGGTGAGGACCCCATAAACTCTGACCCCGAGGATGAAGTGGGAAAAAAGCTG GCTCCGGGGAAATACACTGTGGTAGCAGACTGCGAGAAGGCAGGACCTCAGGAGCTGTCTGTCAAGAGCGGAGATGTGGTCCAGCTAATcagggagggagaggatggGCAATG GTTTGTGAAAAACCTGCGCAGCTGTAAGGAGGGCTGGGTGGCAGCAGCAAACCTCCTCAGCCTCATCTCAGAGTCCAAGTCAACCCAGTCACTCAGCAGCTCGG ATGGCAGCGTCTCTGGGAACCTCAGTacttcctccagctgcagcgagACTTACACCAGCTTCTCTGACATCAAACCCTGA
- the mcf2la gene encoding guanine nucleotide exchange factor DBS isoform X5, producing the protein MKAVREEEENGQRDGMKGHTGTRERFVCISLKEMEIYYRYSQCCQQLHNDILQREDGPLCAAEIGSELQKQFAILPGGRGMNGSPIIIFPEFPAFQELEEEEVQNVLSYLTSVPSVAASGVGFILVIDRRLDRWAAVRATLLRIAGSFPGNLNLVLVLRPTTLFQRTLSDFLFKYNKDEFKMKVVMLSSVTELHAYIDPGQLTTELGGTQEYCHDSWISHRTAIEAFALMVKTTAQTLQAFGTELAETELPNDAEATTGLLHTHTLKKDKMKEDLQVALSQGGRLLECINEPLQMDPEYNMTADEVENLATVQRLLGQLNETETAFDDFWERHCTKLEQCLQLRHFEQHFREVCAQLDVMSERLSGFSEVSVSPAHAEHVLRELSAHEDKACDIMDLALSLASEGDRLIENSHYAEDSIRPKCSELRGVYEEIRTTLRSKKSLLLRALELHHALEKALQWCDDGIFLLASQPVDRCQSQDGAEAALQELEHYLDTAPLHTLTDRSAICCQYEAVLNAQLRDQVEKVFQKQSSVQEMFEKRRISLKKLAAKQTRPVQPVAPRPEVKSPHSSPNLERKERRYSADSALCKKAESPVHNGGMRHASLSEEEENLAVLRRHVMNELLETERAYVEELLCVLEGYAAEMDNPAMAHLIPSTLLSKKDILFGNMSEIYQFHKRTFLKELEAFTDCPELVGRCFLERMKDLQIYEAYCQNKPRSESLWRQCSDCAFFQECQKKLEHKLGLDSYLLKPVQRITKYQLLLKELLKYSKGCDGSDDLQEALSSILGILKAVNDSMHLIAITGYEGNLSDLGRLLMQGSFSVWTEHKKGHAKVKDLARFKPMQRHLFLHEKALLFCKRREENGEGYEKAPSYSFKHSLNMSAVGITENAKGDNKKFEIWCNSREEVFIVQAPTPEIKTAWVNEIRKVLTQQLKACRDASQQKSSDSPSPTTNNASISLSPFRSSGQKNQKKQEEKKAELSPAMDANTSSCSTPKYKGWNKASLSVDASEENDGYSSGEDPINSDPEDEVGKKLAPGKYTVVADCEKAGPQELSVKSGDVVQLIREGEDGQWFVKNLRSCKEGWVAAANLLSLISESKSTQSLSSSDGSVSGNLSTSSSCSETYTSFSDIKP; encoded by the exons ATGAAGGcggtgagggaggaagaggagaatggACAGAGGGACGGGATGAAGGGGCACACGGGGACAAGGGAGAGGTTTGTCTGTATCTCGCTGAAGGAGATGGAGATATACTACAGATACAGCCAGTGCTGTCAGCAGCTGCACA atgaCATCCTGCAGAGGGAGGACGGTCCTCTGTGTGCGGCAGAAATCGGTTCTGAGCTCCAGAAGCAGTTTGCCATCCTGCCAG GGGGCCGTGGGATGAACGGAAGCCCCATCATCATCTTCCCAGAATTCCCAGCTTTtcaagagctggaggaggaggaggtccagAATGTCCTCAGCTACCTCACTAGTGTCCCCAG TGTTGCAGCATCAGGAGTGGGTTTCATCCTGGTCATCGACAGACGGCTGGACCGATGGGCTGCCGTCAGAGCCACCCTGCTCCGCATCGCA GGTTCATTTCCGGGGAACTTAAATTTGGTTCTGGTGCTCCGTCCCACTACTTTGTTCCAGCGGACTCTGTCAGACTTCCTCTTCAAGTACAACAAGGATGAGTTCAAAATGAAG GTGGTGATGCTGAGTTCGGTGACGGAGCTCCATGCATACATTGACCCTGGACAGCTGACCACAGAGCTAGGAGGCACGCAGGAGTACTGCCACGACAGCTGGATATCACACCGCACT GCCATCGAGGCATTCGCTCTCATGGTGAAGACCACAGCTCAGACCCTGCAGGCATTCGGCACTGAGCTTGCAGAGACGGAATTACCCAACGATGCCGAGGCTACCACCggcctgctgcacacacacaccctgaagaAGGATAAAATGAAG GAGGACCTGCAGGTAGCACTGTCTCAAGGAGGACGCCTGCTGGAGTGCATCAATGAGCCTCTGCAGATGGACCCTGAATACAACATGACAGCTGATGAAGTGGAAAACCTAGCTACAGTACAGAG GCTCCTGGGCCAGCtgaatgaaacagaaacagcatTTGATGACTTCTGGGAGCGCCACTGCACTAAGCTGGAGCAGTGCTTGCAGCTCCGCCATTTCGAACAGCACTTCCGTGAA GTGTGTGCACAGCTGGATGTGATGTCAGAGCGGCTGTCGGGTTTCTCTGAGGTCAGCGTAAGCCCTGCCCACGCTGAGCACGTCCTGCGAGAGCTGAGTGCTCATGAGGATAAAGCCTGT GACATAATGGACCTCGCTCTGTCCCTGGCCAGTGAAGGCGACCGGCTGATAGAAAATTCTCACTATGCTGAGGACTCCATCAGGCCAAAGTGCAGTGAGCTGAGAGGAGTGTATGAGGAGATCAGGACCACTCTGAGGAGCAAAAAGAGCCTCCTGCTCAGAGCTCTGGAGCTCCACCACGCTCTGGAGAAG GCATTGCAGTGGTGTGACGATGGCATCTTCCTGTTGGCGAGCCAGCCAGTGGACCGCTGTCAGTCTCAGGATGGAGccgaagctgctctgcaggaacTAGAGCACTACCTGGACACGGCACCgctgcacacactcactgaccGCAGCGCCATCTGCTGCCAGTACGAAGCGGTGCTCAACGCTCAGCTCAGG GACCAGGTAGAAAAAGTTTTTCAGAAGCAAAGCTCCGTCCAGGAGATGTTTGAGAAAAGACGCATCAGCCTGAAGAAGCTCGCCGCCAAGCAGACTCGACCAGTCCAGCCAGTTGCACCAAGACCCGAAGTCAAGTCTCCACATTCCTCCCCCA ATctagaaagaaaagagagacgATACTCTGCAGACAGTGCACTCTGCAAAAAG GCAGAGTCTCCTGTACATAATGGTGGCATGAGACATGCTTCTctctcagaagaagaagaaaacctgGCTGTGCTTCGACG TCACGTGATGAACGAGCTGCTGGAGACGGAGAGAGCATATGTGGAGGAGCTCCTGTGCGTCCTGGAG GGCTACGCAGCAGAGATGGACAATCCTGCCATGGCTCACCTCATCCCCAGCACCCTGCTCAGCAAGAAGGACATCCTGTTTGGCAACATGTCTGAAATTTACCAGTTTCATAAGAG GACGTTTCTGAAGGAACTGGAAGCGTTCACTGACTGCCCAGAACTCGTGGGCCGCTGCTTTTTAGAACGG ATGAAGGACCTGCAGATCTATGAAGCCTACTGCCAGAATAAACCTCGCTCTGAGAGCCTGTGGAGACAGTGCTCCGACTGTGCCTTCTTCCAG GAATGCCAGAAGAAGCTGGAACATAAACTTGGTTTGGACTCCTACCTCCTTAAACCTGTCCAGAGAATCACCAAGTACCAGCTACTGCTTAAAGAGTTGTTGAAGTACAGTAAGGGCTGTGACGGCTCTGATGACCTACAGGAAGCTCTCTCCTCTATCCTGGGGATCCTGAAAGCTGTTAATGACTCCATGCACCTCATTGCCATCACAGGATACGAG GGTAACCTGTCAGATCTGGGTCGCCTACTAATGCAGGGCTCCTTCAGCGTGTGGACGGAGCATAAGAAAGGCCACGCCAAGGTGAAGGACCTGGCCCGCTTTAAGCCCATGCAGAGACACCTGTTCCTGCACGAGAAGGCCCTCCTGTTCTgtaagaggagggaggagaacgGGGAGGGCTACGAGAAAGCTCCGTCATATAGCTTCAAGCACTCACTCAAT ATGAGTGCGGTGGGCATTACAGAGAACGCTAAAGGAGACAACAAGAAGTTTGAGATTTGGTGCAACTCCAGAGAAGAGGTTTTTATCGTCCAG GCTCCAACACCTGAGATTAAAACTGCCTGGGTGAACGAGATCCGCAAAGTTCTGACGCAGCAGCTGAAAGCCTGCAGAG ATGCCAGCCAGCAGAAGAGCTCAGACTCGCCTAGTCCCACCACTAACAATGCCTCCATCTCCCTCAG CCCGTTCCGCAGCAGCGGTCAGAAGAACCAGAAGAagcaagaggagaagaaggcgGAGCTGAGTCCGGCCATGGATGCCAACACCTCCTCCTGTTCCACACCTAAATACAAAG GCTGGAACAAGGCATCTCTCTCAGTGGACGCCTCAGAAGAGAACGATGGCTACTCCAGCGGTGAGGACCCCATAAACTCTGACCCCGAGGATGAAGTGGGAAAAAAGCTG GCTCCGGGGAAATACACTGTGGTAGCAGACTGCGAGAAGGCAGGACCTCAGGAGCTGTCTGTCAAGAGCGGAGATGTGGTCCAGCTAATcagggagggagaggatggGCAATG GTTTGTGAAAAACCTGCGCAGCTGTAAGGAGGGCTGGGTGGCAGCAGCAAACCTCCTCAGCCTCATCTCAGAGTCCAAGTCAACCCAGTCACTCAGCAGCTCGG ATGGCAGCGTCTCTGGGAACCTCAGTacttcctccagctgcagcgagACTTACACCAGCTTCTCTGACATCAAACCCTGA
- the mcf2la gene encoding guanine nucleotide exchange factor DBS isoform X1, giving the protein MKAVREEEENGQRDGMKGHTGTRERFVCISLKEMEIYYRYSQCCQQLHNDILQREDGPLCAAEIGSELQKQFAILPGGRGMNGSPIIIFPEFPAFQELEEEEVQNVLSYLTSVPSVAASGVGFILVIDRRLDRWAAVRATLLRIAGSFPGNLNLVLVLRPTTLFQRTLSDFLFKYNKDEFKMKVVMLSSVTELHAYIDPGQLTTELGGTQEYCHDSWISHRTAIEAFALMVKTTAQTLQAFGTELAETELPNDAEATTGLLHTHTLKKDKMKEDLQVALSQGGRLLECINEPLQMDPEYNMTADEVENLATVQRLLGQLNETETAFDDFWERHCTKLEQCLQLRHFEQHFREVCAQLDVMSERLSGFSEVSVSPAHAEHVLRELSAHEDKACDIMDLALSLASEGDRLIENSHYAEDSIRPKCSELRGVYEEIRTTLRSKKSLLLRALELHHALEKALQWCDDGIFLLASQPVDRCQSQDGAEAALQELEHYLDTAPLHTLTDRSAICCQYEAVLNAQLRDQVEKVFQKQSSVQEMFEKRRISLKKLAAKQTRPVQPVAPRPEVKSPHSSPNLERKERRYSADSALCKKAESPVHNGGMRHASLSEEEENLAVLRRHVMNELLETERAYVEELLCVLEGYAAEMDNPAMAHLIPSTLLSKKDILFGNMSEIYQFHKRTFLKELEAFTDCPELVGRCFLERMKDLQIYEAYCQNKPRSESLWRQCSDCAFFQECQKKLEHKLGLDSYLLKPVQRITKYQLLLKELLKYSKGCDGSDDLQEALSSILGILKAVNDSMHLIAITGYEGNLSDLGRLLMQGSFSVWTEHKKGHAKVKDLARFKPMQRHLFLHEKALLFCKRREENGEGYEKAPSYSFKHSLNMSAVGITENAKGDNKKFEIWCNSREEVFIVQAPTPEIKTAWVNEIRKVLTQQLKACRDASQQKSSDSPSPTTNNASISLSPFRSSGQKNQKKQEEKKAELSPAMDANTSSCSTPKYKEPPVHVSLSRVKWMSTSSLLQSKWQGWNKASLSVDASEENDGYSSGEDPINSDPEDEVGKKLAPGKYTVVADCEKAGPQELSVKSGDVVQLIREGEDGQWFVKNLRSCKEGWVAAANLLSLISESKSTQSLSSSDGSVSGNLSTSSSCSETYTSFSDIKP; this is encoded by the exons ATGAAGGcggtgagggaggaagaggagaatggACAGAGGGACGGGATGAAGGGGCACACGGGGACAAGGGAGAGGTTTGTCTGTATCTCGCTGAAGGAGATGGAGATATACTACAGATACAGCCAGTGCTGTCAGCAGCTGCACA atgaCATCCTGCAGAGGGAGGACGGTCCTCTGTGTGCGGCAGAAATCGGTTCTGAGCTCCAGAAGCAGTTTGCCATCCTGCCAG GGGGCCGTGGGATGAACGGAAGCCCCATCATCATCTTCCCAGAATTCCCAGCTTTtcaagagctggaggaggaggaggtccagAATGTCCTCAGCTACCTCACTAGTGTCCCCAG TGTTGCAGCATCAGGAGTGGGTTTCATCCTGGTCATCGACAGACGGCTGGACCGATGGGCTGCCGTCAGAGCCACCCTGCTCCGCATCGCA GGTTCATTTCCGGGGAACTTAAATTTGGTTCTGGTGCTCCGTCCCACTACTTTGTTCCAGCGGACTCTGTCAGACTTCCTCTTCAAGTACAACAAGGATGAGTTCAAAATGAAG GTGGTGATGCTGAGTTCGGTGACGGAGCTCCATGCATACATTGACCCTGGACAGCTGACCACAGAGCTAGGAGGCACGCAGGAGTACTGCCACGACAGCTGGATATCACACCGCACT GCCATCGAGGCATTCGCTCTCATGGTGAAGACCACAGCTCAGACCCTGCAGGCATTCGGCACTGAGCTTGCAGAGACGGAATTACCCAACGATGCCGAGGCTACCACCggcctgctgcacacacacaccctgaagaAGGATAAAATGAAG GAGGACCTGCAGGTAGCACTGTCTCAAGGAGGACGCCTGCTGGAGTGCATCAATGAGCCTCTGCAGATGGACCCTGAATACAACATGACAGCTGATGAAGTGGAAAACCTAGCTACAGTACAGAG GCTCCTGGGCCAGCtgaatgaaacagaaacagcatTTGATGACTTCTGGGAGCGCCACTGCACTAAGCTGGAGCAGTGCTTGCAGCTCCGCCATTTCGAACAGCACTTCCGTGAA GTGTGTGCACAGCTGGATGTGATGTCAGAGCGGCTGTCGGGTTTCTCTGAGGTCAGCGTAAGCCCTGCCCACGCTGAGCACGTCCTGCGAGAGCTGAGTGCTCATGAGGATAAAGCCTGT GACATAATGGACCTCGCTCTGTCCCTGGCCAGTGAAGGCGACCGGCTGATAGAAAATTCTCACTATGCTGAGGACTCCATCAGGCCAAAGTGCAGTGAGCTGAGAGGAGTGTATGAGGAGATCAGGACCACTCTGAGGAGCAAAAAGAGCCTCCTGCTCAGAGCTCTGGAGCTCCACCACGCTCTGGAGAAG GCATTGCAGTGGTGTGACGATGGCATCTTCCTGTTGGCGAGCCAGCCAGTGGACCGCTGTCAGTCTCAGGATGGAGccgaagctgctctgcaggaacTAGAGCACTACCTGGACACGGCACCgctgcacacactcactgaccGCAGCGCCATCTGCTGCCAGTACGAAGCGGTGCTCAACGCTCAGCTCAGG GACCAGGTAGAAAAAGTTTTTCAGAAGCAAAGCTCCGTCCAGGAGATGTTTGAGAAAAGACGCATCAGCCTGAAGAAGCTCGCCGCCAAGCAGACTCGACCAGTCCAGCCAGTTGCACCAAGACCCGAAGTCAAGTCTCCACATTCCTCCCCCA ATctagaaagaaaagagagacgATACTCTGCAGACAGTGCACTCTGCAAAAAG GCAGAGTCTCCTGTACATAATGGTGGCATGAGACATGCTTCTctctcagaagaagaagaaaacctgGCTGTGCTTCGACG TCACGTGATGAACGAGCTGCTGGAGACGGAGAGAGCATATGTGGAGGAGCTCCTGTGCGTCCTGGAG GGCTACGCAGCAGAGATGGACAATCCTGCCATGGCTCACCTCATCCCCAGCACCCTGCTCAGCAAGAAGGACATCCTGTTTGGCAACATGTCTGAAATTTACCAGTTTCATAAGAG GACGTTTCTGAAGGAACTGGAAGCGTTCACTGACTGCCCAGAACTCGTGGGCCGCTGCTTTTTAGAACGG ATGAAGGACCTGCAGATCTATGAAGCCTACTGCCAGAATAAACCTCGCTCTGAGAGCCTGTGGAGACAGTGCTCCGACTGTGCCTTCTTCCAG GAATGCCAGAAGAAGCTGGAACATAAACTTGGTTTGGACTCCTACCTCCTTAAACCTGTCCAGAGAATCACCAAGTACCAGCTACTGCTTAAAGAGTTGTTGAAGTACAGTAAGGGCTGTGACGGCTCTGATGACCTACAGGAAGCTCTCTCCTCTATCCTGGGGATCCTGAAAGCTGTTAATGACTCCATGCACCTCATTGCCATCACAGGATACGAG GGTAACCTGTCAGATCTGGGTCGCCTACTAATGCAGGGCTCCTTCAGCGTGTGGACGGAGCATAAGAAAGGCCACGCCAAGGTGAAGGACCTGGCCCGCTTTAAGCCCATGCAGAGACACCTGTTCCTGCACGAGAAGGCCCTCCTGTTCTgtaagaggagggaggagaacgGGGAGGGCTACGAGAAAGCTCCGTCATATAGCTTCAAGCACTCACTCAAT ATGAGTGCGGTGGGCATTACAGAGAACGCTAAAGGAGACAACAAGAAGTTTGAGATTTGGTGCAACTCCAGAGAAGAGGTTTTTATCGTCCAG GCTCCAACACCTGAGATTAAAACTGCCTGGGTGAACGAGATCCGCAAAGTTCTGACGCAGCAGCTGAAAGCCTGCAGAG ATGCCAGCCAGCAGAAGAGCTCAGACTCGCCTAGTCCCACCACTAACAATGCCTCCATCTCCCTCAG CCCGTTCCGCAGCAGCGGTCAGAAGAACCAGAAGAagcaagaggagaagaaggcgGAGCTGAGTCCGGCCATGGATGCCAACACCTCCTCCTGTTCCACACCTAAATACAAAG AGCCGCCTGTCCACGTCAGTCTGAGCAGAGTGAAATGGATGAGTACCTCTAGTCTGTTACAGAGCAAGTGGCAAG GCTGGAACAAGGCATCTCTCTCAGTGGACGCCTCAGAAGAGAACGATGGCTACTCCAGCGGTGAGGACCCCATAAACTCTGACCCCGAGGATGAAGTGGGAAAAAAGCTG GCTCCGGGGAAATACACTGTGGTAGCAGACTGCGAGAAGGCAGGACCTCAGGAGCTGTCTGTCAAGAGCGGAGATGTGGTCCAGCTAATcagggagggagaggatggGCAATG GTTTGTGAAAAACCTGCGCAGCTGTAAGGAGGGCTGGGTGGCAGCAGCAAACCTCCTCAGCCTCATCTCAGAGTCCAAGTCAACCCAGTCACTCAGCAGCTCGG ATGGCAGCGTCTCTGGGAACCTCAGTacttcctccagctgcagcgagACTTACACCAGCTTCTCTGACATCAAACCCTGA